The Halovulum dunhuangense genome contains the following window.
GTGCTTGCCATCACCCAGTCAGCGATCCGCAGCGGGCGCGACGGGCTTTCCATCGAAGAGACGCTGACGCTGGCCGATCTGAAAGCCGCGATCAACGCCATGCGCGACGTCGAGGCGTCGATGGGTGCGGCCGATGCCGAGATCCTGCGCCGTGCGCTGCCCGAGCAGGACGCCCCTGGCCCCCGTCGTGACGCGGCCGAGTAAAGGCGTATGGCGGCACCTGGAATGACCATCGGCAGAAGCCTGAAATTCGTGCTTCTGGGGCAGGCGGTGCTGGCGGTGCTGCTGGTGGTGGCCGATATCGACGCCCGCTGGTTGCCCCGCTTCGCCGGGGAACGGACCCTGCCAACGGGGCCGGTCTCGCCCGGTGACCAGGTGCGCCCCTACGACCCCGCGCGCACGGCGCCCGGCTTCACCGACCGCCCCGCCCCGCCGGGGATCGACCTGCCCGCCGACATGCCGGCGCGCATGCAGTTCGAAACGGTGCCGGTCGCGGGGATCGGCGATGCGCTTCTGCTCAACGGCCCCGTGACCCCGGGCGATGCCGACCGGCTGGCCGCGCATCTGGCCAGCCTTGCCGCGCCGCCCGAGGCCATCGCCCTCAACAGCCCCGGCGGCGTGGTGGCCGAGGCGCTGGCGATGGGGCGGCAGATCAGGCAGGCGGGGGCCGACACGGTGATGCTGCCGGGCATGTTCTGCCTGTCGTCCTGCCCCTACATCCTGGCCGCGGGCGATGCGCGCCGCGTCTCGCGCGGGGCGGCGGTCGGCATGCACCAGCACTATTACGACGCGCCCGGCTTCATGCCGGTCTTCCTGGCGGTCGAGGGTATCCAGCACGGGCAGGGCCTGACCATGGAGTACCTGATCGAGATGGGCGTCGATCCGGCGCTCATGCGCCATTCGCTGAACACGCCGCCCGAGGAAATCTACCTTCTGGTCGAGGAAGAGTTGCGCGAGACGCGCCTTGCCACCGAGATGACCGACTAGGCCGCGCGCCCGTCGAGCCCCAGAAGATGGTCGAGCGACAGCCGCCCCGGCCCCGCGCGGATCACCACGAGCAGCGCCACCGCCCAGAGCCCGTGAGTCACCCAGGCATCCGGAAACACGAAGACCTGGATCACCGCGGTCATGGCCAGCAGCCCCAGCGCCGACAGCCGCGACATCAGCCCCAGCACCAGCAGCACCGGCAGCAGATGCTCGGCCAGCGTCGCCATCACCGCCGCCCAGGCGGGCGGGATCAGGGGCAGGGCGTAGACCTGCTCGAACAGGAACCAGGTGGCGTCCTTGATCTCCAGCCCCTCGACCTTGGTGCGGCCCGATTGCCAGAACACCACCGCCGGAAAGACCCGCGCGGCCAGCGCCACCAGGTCGGCGGGCACAAGGCCCGCCAGCCCGTTGATGCGCCGGATCAGCCCGCGGGCGCTGCGCGGCGCGGGGGCCGCGGTCGTGGTTGCATCGGTCATTCTGCGTCTCCGTGAGTGGTGCCGGTGATGAGCCCGTGGCGCAGCAGAAGCGTCAGGGCAGGGGTGGGATCGCCATGCGCCGCCGCGTCCCCCAGCGGCGCGCCGGCGGCAAGGGCCGTCAGCACCGCGTGGGTGTCGGGCGCCAATGGCGCGACGATCACCGAAAGATCGGGCGCGCGGGCGATCAGCGCATGATCGGGGCCCGGCGCGATCGGCGCGGGGCCCGCGCCCGGCTGGTGCGCCTGCCAGATCCGCACCGCCGGGTGGCGAAAGGCAGGCAGCGCCACCGACGGGTGCAGCGCAAGGCGCAGCGTCTCCGGCTCGGGCACCGCAAGGGCACCGGGCGGCACCGGCGGCGCATCCGCCGCGTGATAGGCGCGCCCCCGCGCCAGTTCCAGCGTCGCCACCTCGCCCAGATAGGGCAGGTGCGCGACGGGGGGAAAGCGGTCCAGAAAGCCGGGAAAGCCATCGCCCCAGGTCAGCAGGACCGGGTCGCGCGGCGGTGAGTCCCCGATGAAGACCCGCGCCATGGCGGTGAAGAACTCCCCGCCCAGCAGCGCCTCGATCACCGGGAAGCGCGCGGCCAGCGCCCGGCTCAGCCCGTGCTGCACGTTGTTGCGATAGACGGCGAAGCGCCGTGCCACCTCGGCCCGGTCGGGGGCGGTCAGCCCTGCGGGCGCCTCGCCCGACCAGAGCGCCGCGTGAAACGCCTGCTCGCCCTTTGCGTGGGCAGGATCAGGCCGCATCGGCGGCCTCGCGGGGCTGGCGGTCCAGGATCGCCTGCGCGCGGGCGGCCTCGGCCAGAAGCGTGGCGAAACCGGGCAGGTCGGTGTCCCATTCGATCAGCGTGGGCAACGGGCCGGTGCGCGCCAGCACCTCGGCGTAAAGCGTCCAGACCGGATCGGCCACCGGGCTTCCATGGCTGTCGATCAGCAGCGGGCCCGAGGGCAACTCCTCGGTGTCGTGGCCGGCAAGATGGATCTCGCCCACCGCCGCCAGCGGAAAGGCCGCCAGGTAGGCGCGCGGGTCGAAGCGGTGGTTGATGGCCGAGACGAAGACGTTGTTCACGTCCAGAAGCAGGCCGCAGCCGGTGCGCCGGACGATCTCGGCCAGGAAATCGGTCTCGGACCAGGTGGAGTTGTCGAAGGTCACATAGGTCGCCGGGTTCTCCAGCAGCATCCGCCGGCCAAGCGTTTCCTGCACCTCGTCCACATGGGCGCAGATCGTGGCCAGCGTGCCGGAGGTATAGGGCAGGGGCAGCAGGTCGTTCAGCCAGGCCGCGCCATGGCTCGACCAGGCAAGGTGTTCCGAGAAGCTTGCGGGCTGGTAACGGTCGAGCAGGTGTTCCAGCCGCGCCAGGTGGTCACGGTCCAGCCGGCCCGCCCCGCCGATCGAGAGCCCCACGCCGTGGATGGACAGCGCGTGATCCCGGGCGATTTCCGCCAGCATGGCATGCGGCGCGCCGCCCGCGCCCATGTAGTTCTCGGCATGCACCTCGTAGAAGCCGACGGCGCCGGGGGCGGCTGCGATGTCGCGGTAGTGCTCGGGCTTGAAGCCCAGGCCGGCTTTGGCGGGAAGGCGGGTCATGGCTTTCTCCTGTCGGGGTGCCGGGGCGGGCGAGGGGCCCGCCCCGCAGCTTCGGATCACGCGGGCGGCAGGTCGCGCTCGAGCGCCTCGAGCGAGCCCATGCGCGCTCCGCCATCGGCCATCGCGGGCAATTCGATCGAGGCGCAGGTGCCTTCGGGCACCAGGGTCCAGGCATTGCCCTGGTAGTCCACCGTCGAGGTGCCGGCGCAGGTCGTGCCGGGGCCGGCCGCGCAGTCGTTCTGGCCCGCGAGCGAGACGCCGAAGCACTTTTCCATCGGCTCGGACTGGGCATGGGCGAATCCGGCGGCCAGCGACAGCGCGGTCGCGACGGAGGCTGCAAGCGGAAGCGAAAGGGTCTTCATGGTCATGTCGAATGAACTCCTGTTGGGGGGAGGCCTGAATGCGTTCCCGAAAGGCAGGTCGGAAAGCGCGGCGGGCGTGTTACAGGGCTCACGCGGACGTGAATTCGGGCGCCGGAAGAAATGACCGCATCCCGCCGGCGGTTCCGCGTAACAATTCGCCCTGCCGCTCCGAATGGAAGGAGGATGAGACTGGAACGTGTCGCCACCTGGGAAGAGCTGATGCGTGCGGCCAACCGCGGCGACGCGCTGGCCTATCGCGAGTTGTTGCGTGCGATCACGCCCGTGCTGCGCGGCATCGTCCGGGCGCGCGGCACCGTGCTGGGGCCGGAGGGATGCGAGGATATCGTGCAGGAAGTGCTTCTGGCCGTTCATCTCAAGCGCCACACCTGGCGCGAGGACGCCCCGCTCAGGCCGTGGCTTTATGCCATCGCGCGGCACAAGGTGGCGGATGCGTTCCGGGCGCGGGGCGCGCGGGTCGACCTGCCGATCGAGGATTTCGCGGATCTGCTCAGGGCCGCGGACGAGCCCGACCCGCTGCTCTCGCACGATCTGGACCGGGTGCTGGGCGCGCTCGAACCCCGCGCGGCCGACATCGTGCGCGGCTTCGGGATTCGCGGAGAGACGGTTGCCGAGACGGCAGAGCGGCTCCAGATGAGCGAGGGGGCGGTGCGGGTGGCACTGCACCGGGCGCTGAAAAGCATCGCGCGGCTGCGCGAAAGGATGATGGAATGAAGACCGACGACCTGATCGCGGCGCTTGCCGCCGACACGTTGCAGCGCCCCGGCGCGGGCCGGCGGCTGCTGCGCGCGGCCCCTCCCGCCGCGGCGCTGTCGGTCCTGGCGCTGCTTGCCTTCTGGGGCCCGCGCCCCGATCTGGCGGCGGCGCTTATGTCGGTTGCGGTCCTCAAGCACCTGTTGCCGCTGGCCCTTGCCGCGCTGGCCGCGACGCTGGCCTTGTGGCTGTCGCGCCCCGAGACCCGGCCGGGCGGGCGCGCGACGCTGCTGTTGGTCTATGGTGGGGCGCTTGTCGCGGGTTTCGGCGTGGCGCTGGCGCGCGGCGGGGCCCCCGGGGTCGACGCGGCGCTGGCCAATCCGACGCTGGTGACCTGCCTTTACAGCATCCCGCTTCTGGCGCTGCCGATGCTTGCGGCCACGCTCTGGGCGCTGTCGAGCGGCGCGCCGCAGCGCCCCGCGCTCAGCGGTGCCCTGGCGGGGCTGGTCTCGGGCGGCGTGGCGGCGGCGATCTATGCGATCTACTGCGACCAGGATGCGGCGCTGTTCGTGCTGCCCGCCTACGGGACCGGGATCCTCGTGATGACCGCGCTGGGCAGCGTCATCGGCGCGCGCGTCCTGCGCTGGTAGGCCAGATGCGCCATTGACGGCCGCGCCCCGGATGGCGCAAGGGGCGGGCGCAGCCCCTGATCCGCGGACCCGCCGGCCATGACCCAGAACCCCTATGACGCGCCCGGCTTTCACGACGCGGCGATCCGCGCGGGCCGCCACCGCGACGTGGTGGGCGGCCGCTGGGAAGAGACCGGGCGCATCCAGATGGAAATCCTGCTGGCGGCGGGGATGCGGCCGTCGGACCGGCTTCTCGACATCGGGGCGGGGGCGCTGCGGCTGGGCTGCAAGGCGGTGCCCTTCCTCGAGCCGGGGCACTACTGGGCCACCGACGCCTCGCGCGCGCTGATGCTGGCGGGAAGAACCGCGGAATTGCCCGACCCTTCGCGCCTGCCCGAGGAGCGGCTGATCGAGGATGCGGATTTCGCCTGTCCCGGCGTGCCCGACACGATCGACTACGCCATCGCCTTTGCCGTGTTCCCGCATCTGCCGCTGGCCTATCTGCGCCGGGCGCTGGTGAACCTGTCCCGCCTGACGCGGCTGCGCTGCCTGATGTTCACCGTGTTTCTCGTGCCCGACGCCGCCCGTGCCGTGACGCCGTACCGCCAGGCGGACGGGGTGGTGACGCATGACCTGCGCCCGCCCTATCACCTGCTGGAGGCGGATGTGCACCACATGGCGCGGGTCACGGGATGGGCGGTGGAGCGGTCCGACCGGATGCTGCCCCGCGGGCAGGTGCTGTTCACGGCCAGGCGCGGGTCCCCCTCAGCCTGAGGGCTTGCGCCGGGGCAGGGCGCTCGAATGCCGCTCCACCAGCTCGATCGGCAGCACGATGCTTTCCGGCCGCCCGCCGCCCGAGATCTGGCGCAGCATCGCGGCCACGGTCTGGGCGCCGATCCCTTCGGAGGGGATGTTGACGGTGGTCAGCGACGGCGAGACATGGGCCGCCAGTTCCACATTGTCGATGCCCGCGACCGAGATGTCGCTGGGCACCCGGATGCCGCGCGCCTGGCACTCGGCCATGGCGCCGATGGCGATGACGTCCACCGTACCGATGATCGCGGTCGGCCGGTCCGCCAGTTCCAGCAGCACCGCGCAGCCGCCACGCCCGCCGGGAACCGACAGCGGCTGCTCGGTCACATGGGCCGCCGGAAGCGACAGCCCCGCCTCGGCCAGCGCCGCGCGGATCCCGCGCAGGCGTTCGGCCTGCCGGTCGTTGTGGCGCAGGTTCCCGGTGATGACGCCGATCCGGCGGTGGCCCAGTTCAAGCAGGTGGCGCGCGACCAGCAGCCCCGCAAGGTGATTGTCGACGCCGACGATGGGGTGGTCGTCGCGGCCGCACCACATCTGCAGGATCGGCACGCCCGCCGCGTCGATCATCCGCCAGGTCGCCTCCAGCCGGTCGCCGCCCACCAGGACCAGTCCATCGACGCCGTGCGAGAGCAGCTTTTCCACCGCCGCGAGTTCCGAGGCCGGGTCGTATTCATGCGACGCCACCAGCAGCTGGAACCCGGCTTCCGCCAGGTTGCGCTGCATTTCCTGAAGGGTCGATGCGAAGACCGGGCTGTTGAGGGTGGGGATCACCACGCCCACGGTGCTGGTGCGCCCCGAGGCCAGCGCGCGCGCGGCGCGGTCGGGGACATAGCCCAGGCTGCGCGCGACCGCCAGAACCCGTTCCAGCGTGTCGTCGCGGACCAGTTCGGGCTGCGACAGGGCGCGCGACGCGGTCGCGACGGAAACGCCCGCCTCGCGGGCGATATCGGTCAGGCCGGGACGGGATCTGCGTGCCATCTGAGGATGCCATGAAAATCTTTTCATTCATTTCATACAGCAAGGCATCGCGACATACAACGCATCCACATTTTTCGTTGACGCAATTTCTGAAAAAATGTAAACGCTTGCAAAAGACAAGAACAACAAACAAGAACACCAGAGGGGAGGGACATGTGTCGAGACGCATGAAGATCGGGGCGGCCACGATCCTGTGCCTTACCGTCCTGTGGTATGTCGCCACGACCCTGCTTGGCCTGATCGCGCCGGGCCGCTTCCCGTCCCCCGCCGCCACGCTGACCGCGCTGAACCAGGTCAGCATCGCGGGGTATGCCGGCGGCACGCTGATCGAGCATGTGCTCAACTCGCTGAAGCTGGTGGCGATGGGCTTCATCGTCGCGATCGTCACCGGGGTCCCGCTCGGCCTGCTGATGGGCTGGAGCCGCCGGGCCGAGGCGCTGATCAACCCCGTCTTTCTCATCATCCGCCCGATCCCGCCGCTCGCCTGGATCCCGCTGGCCATCCTGTGGCTTGGCCTGGGCGACTCGGCCAAGGTCATGGTGATCTGGTTCGCGGCCTTCGTTCCTTCCGTCATCAACGCATATGCGGGCGTGCGCACCATCGAGCGCCCGGTGCTCGAGGCGGCCGCCATGCTGGGAACGCCCGGCCCGCGCTTCGTGCGCGAGGTGCTGGTGCCTGCCGCAAGCCCGATGATCTTCACCGGGCTTCGCCTGTCGCTTCAGGCTAGCTGGACGACGCTGGTCGCGGCCGAACTGGTGGGCGCCTTCTACGGGCTGGGAAGGGTGCTGAACGTGGCGCAGCAGGATCTCTATCCCGGCATGATCCTTGTGGGCATGATCGCGGTGGCGATCCTGGGCTGGGCCACCACCAAGCTTCTGGCCATGGCCGAGGCGCGCGCGCTGGGCTGGAACCAGGCCGCGGCGCTGGCGGGGAGGGGCTGAACCATGACCGGACGCATCGATCCCATTCAGGTGCTGCTTCTGGGTCTTGCCGGGCTTGCCGCCTTCCTCGGCCTGTGGTTCGGGCTGACCGCCAGCGGCATCGTGCCGAACCTGTTCCTGCCGACGCCCGTCGAGGTGTTCGACCGCTTCACCACGCTTCTCGACCGGCGCTTCGCGGGCGCAACGCTGCCCGAGCACCTGGCCGCCAGCTTCATGCGCTTCGCCTACGGCTTCCTGCTGGCCGCCGTGATCGGCGTGCCGCTGGGGCTGCTGATGGGCTGGTTCCGCCTGCTGGACGAGATCGTCTCGCCCATCTTCGACGGGCTGCGCTTCATCGCGCCCATCGCCTGGGTGCCCTTCGCGGCGCTTTGGTTCGGCACCGGCATCGGCGGCCCGATCATGATCATCTTCGCGGGCGCGTTTCCGCCCTGCGTGATCAACGCCTATCGCGGCGCGAAATTCGTCGACCCCCGGCTGATCGAGGCGGCGAACATGCTGGGCACGCCCAACCGCCGCGTCATCACCGAGATCCTGCTGCCCGCATCCGTCCCCTCGATCATCTCGGGGCTGCGGGTGTCGGCGGGGCTGGGCTGGCAGAGCCTGGTGGGGGCCGAGCTGATCGTCGCTTCCCGCGGGGTCGGCTACATGATGGTCCAGGGCCAGGCCAACGTCTCTACCACCACCGTCATGGCGGGCATGATCGCGATCGGCCTCGTGGGTCTCGCCCTCGACAGCGCCCTGCGCCTTGCCGAGCGGCTGATCCTGCGCCGCCGCGGCCTCGAGACCTGAGGAGAATTCAGATGGGTGTCATCCGTTTCGAGAATGTGGGCCGCGTGTTCGGGTCCAAGGCGAAACCCTTCGTGGCGCTGAAGGAGATCGACCTGGAGGTGCAGGACAAGGAATTCGTCGCCATCGTCGGCCCCTCGGGCTGCGGCAAGACGACCTGCCTGCGGCTGGTGGCGGGCTTCGACTTCCCCTCGTCGGGCAAGGTGCTGGTGGATGAAAAGGAAATCCGCCGCCCCGGGCCGGAACGCGCGGTGGTGTTCCAGCAGTTCGCGCTGTTCCCCTGGAAGACGGTGCACGACAACATCGAGCTGGGCCTGCGCAACCAGAACGTGGCCAGGTCCGAACGCGAGGACCGGATCAACAGCATCCTCGAGCTGATGAACCTGACCCGCTATGCAGGCCATTTCCCGCACCAGCTTTCGGGCGGCATGCAGCAGCGCGTGGCGATCGCCCGGGCCTATGTGCTGGATCCCGACGTGCTGCTGATGGACGAGCCGTTCGGCGCGCTGGATGCCCAGACCCGCGTGGTCATGCAGGAGGAACTGGTGCGGCTGGCGCGCAAGAACCCGCGCACCGTCCTGTTCATCACCCATGCCGTGGAAGAGGCGGTCTACCTGGCCGACCGCGTGGTCATCATGACCCGCGCGCCCGGCCGCATCAAGGAGGTGCTCGACGTCGCCTCGATCCGCAAGTCCGAGAACTGGGACAGCTACGAGAAGATCGAGGACGTCATGGACCTGGAGAGTTTCGTGCACCTGCGCACCCATATCTGGCGCAGCCTGCGCGAGGAGAAGGCGGCGCAGACCGCCTGAGAGAAGACCCGGAAAACCCAACAAGGAGGATGAGATGAACAACCGGATAGCGGGCCTCGGCCTTGCCGCGCTGATGGCAAGCACCAGCCTGCCCGCAGCGGCGCAGGACCTGACGCCGATCAACATCAGCTACCAGCCCGCGCTCTACTGGGCGCTGCCCTTCTACGTCGCCACCGAAAAGGGGTGGTGGGCCGAGCTTGGCCTCGAGCCGTCCTTCAGCACCTTCCCGGCCGGCGCGCCGCAGATCGCCGCCGCCCAGGCGAACGACTGGGACGTGGGCGGCACCGGGTCGGTCCCGGCCGTCCTGGGCGCCGAGCGTTTCGGGCTCAAGACCGTGGGCATCACCAATGACGAGTCGGCCGCCAACACGCTGATGGCCCGCAACGACGTGCTCGAGGGGCTGAAGGCCGATCCGTCGTCGATCGCGGGGCAGAGCATCCTGATCACCACCAACTCCACGGCGGATTACGCCGCGCAGGCCTGCCTGCGCATGTGGGGCGTGGACACCTCGGCGGTCGAGTTCGTGAACCTCGCCCAGGCGCAGATCATCTCGGCGATCATCTCGCGCAACGGCGATATCGCGGGGGTCTGGGCGCCCAACACCTATACCCTTCAGGAACGCGCCGACAGCGACTACCTGTGCTCGGGCGCCGATGCCGGCGCGATCGTGCCGGGCGCGCTGGTGGTGCGCCCCGGCTTCGCCGAGGAAAGCCCCGAACTGGTGGCCCGCTTCCTGGCCGTCTACCTGCGCGGCTGGTCCTGGGCCGAGGCCCATCCGGAAGAAGCCCGCGAGATGCTGGTGGACTTCTACTCCGAGGGCGGCGTCGAGATTTCCGACAGCGCCGTCGAATCCGAGTTCGCGATGCGCCCGACCTTCCTGCTGGACGAGCAGCTGGCCATCCTCGACCGCGCCGACGGTCAGGCGGACGTGGACGAGTGGCTGGGCAATATCGGCGGCTTCATGGCGTCCGTCGGCACCTTTGCCGCGGCCCCCGCGCCTGCCGATTTCATCGACCCGAGCTTCATGCAGATGGTAGCGGACGACCCCGATCTGGCCGCCTTCGCCAACCGTCAGGACTGACACCGCGCCCCGCCGCGCCATTCCTGCGCGGCGGGGCCCCCATGCACGAGAGAGAACGATGACGATTACCTATCTCAAGAAGGCGACCAAGACTCCCGAGACGGAGACCGGCAACGCGCAGGCGGTGGTCAACGAGATGCTGGCCCGCATCGAGGCCGAGGGCGAGGAGGCCGTGCGCCACTATGCCAAGGCGCTCGACAAGTGGGATGGGCCGATCGTCGTCACCCGCGAGGAAATGGAGGCGCGCGCCGCCGAAGTGCCCGACCAGGTCCGCGAGGACATCGCCTTCGCCGCCGGGGAAGTGCGCCGCTTCGCGCTGGCGCAGAAGGAGTCGATCCACGAATTCGAGCAGAAGATGGGCTCGGGCCTGATCGTGGGGCAGAAGATGATCCCCTGCAACGTGGCCGGCTGCTACGTTCCCACCGGGCGCTATGCGCATATCGCGTCCGCCTACATGTCGGTGGCGACCGCCAAGGCCGCCGGCGTCAAGACCGTGATCGCCTGTTCCACCCCCTACCGGGGCGGCGGCATCCATCCCTATGTGCTTTACGCGATGAAGGTGGCGGGCGCCGACATGGTGCTGACGCTGGGCGGCGTGCAGGCCATCGCCGCCATGGCCTACGGGCTGTTCACCGGCAAGCCCGCCGACATCATCGTGGGCCCCGGCAACAAGTATGTGGCCGAGGCCAAGCGCACCCTGTTCGGCAAGGTGGGCATCGACGTCTTTGCCGGCCCCTCGGAAGTGGGGATCCTGGCCGACGACACCGCCGATCCGGAAATCGTGGCGGTCGACCTGGTGGGGCAGGCCGAGCATGGCCATGAAAGCCCGGCCTGGCTGTTCACCGATTCCCGGACCCTGGCCGAAAAGGTCATGGCGCGCGTGCCCGAACTGATCGACGACCTGCCGCAGCCCGCCCGCGACGCCGCAGGTGCTGCCTGGCGCGACTATGGCGAGGTGATCCTGTGCGACACCCGGCAAGAGCTGGTCGAGGTGTCGGACCGCTACGCGAGCGAGCATCTGGAAGTGCATTGCCGCGACCTGGACTGGTGGCTCGACAACCTGACCAACTACGGCTCGCTGTTCCTGGGCGAGGAAACCACCGTCGCCTTCGGCGACAAGGCGTCGGGCCCGAACCACATCCTGCCCACCAAGTTCGCCGCGCGCTATTCGGCGGGCCTGTCGGTGCACAAGTTCCTCAAGCCCCTGACCTGGCAGCGCGCCGACCGCGAGGCGTCGAAGACGCTGTCGCTGGCGACTGCCCGCATCTCGCGGCTCGAGGGGATGGAGGCGCATGCCCGCACCGCCGACGTGCGGATGGCGAAATACTATCCCGGCCACAATTTCGACCTGGGCCGGCCCGTCGAATCCGTGGAGTGAGCCACGGAAGATGACCTCGGACGGGCAGCACATCGACCTTGGCGCGCCGCCACCGATCCCGGCGGAAGCGCAGGCCGCCGTGGCCGAACTGCTCGTCCGGGGCCGCCTGCACCGCTACGGCGAGTCGGGCGCCCCCCCGGGCGCGGCGGCCCGGCTCGAGCGCGCCTTTGCCCGGCTGATCGGGGTACCCTACGCGGTCGCCGTGAATTCCTGCGGATCGGCCATGTATCTGGCGCTGCTGGGCGCGGGCGTGAAGCCGGGCGACCCGGTGCTGATGGGCGCCTTCACGCTGGCCCCGGTGCTGGGCGCCATTGCGAACGCGGGCGCGCGCCCCGTCGCGGTCGAGATCACCGCCGACCTGGTGATCGACCCCGCCGACCTGGAGGAAAAGGCCGCCGCCACCGGCGCGCGGCACCTGCTGGTGTCGCACATGCGCGGGCATGTGGGCGATCTGGACCGGCTTGCCGCGATCTGCGACCGGCTGGGCATTTCGATGATCGAGGATTGCGCCCACACGA
Protein-coding sequences here:
- the hisD gene encoding histidinol dehydrogenase, which codes for MTITYLKKATKTPETETGNAQAVVNEMLARIEAEGEEAVRHYAKALDKWDGPIVVTREEMEARAAEVPDQVREDIAFAAGEVRRFALAQKESIHEFEQKMGSGLIVGQKMIPCNVAGCYVPTGRYAHIASAYMSVATAKAAGVKTVIACSTPYRGGGIHPYVLYAMKVAGADMVLTLGGVQAIAAMAYGLFTGKPADIIVGPGNKYVAEAKRTLFGKVGIDVFAGPSEVGILADDTADPEIVAVDLVGQAEHGHESPAWLFTDSRTLAEKVMARVPELIDDLPQPARDAAGAAWRDYGEVILCDTRQELVEVSDRYASEHLEVHCRDLDWWLDNLTNYGSLFLGEETTVAFGDKASGPNHILPTKFAARYSAGLSVHKFLKPLTWQRADREASKTLSLATARISRLEGMEAHARTADVRMAKYYPGHNFDLGRPVESVE